The following coding sequences lie in one Spinacia oleracea cultivar Varoflay chromosome 1, BTI_SOV_V1, whole genome shotgun sequence genomic window:
- the LOC110795509 gene encoding uncharacterized protein, with amino-acid sequence MRTFKFRFHRIRDSNFLVLIVVSIVVLIGIYRIRRLPIVDISNVFTLNWVFRTSSPWIEYSRRNAACGLLTGLTRVRRFQQVTYEVRVGLDFINYVYDKFGFTFELKL; translated from the exons ATGCGCACTTTCAAATTCAGGTTTCATCGAATTCGCGATTCCAATTTTCTGGTCTTAATCGTCGTCTCCATCGTGGTGTTGATCGGGATTTATCGAATTCGCAGGCTTCCAATTGTAG ATATTTCGAATGTCTTCACCTTGAATTGGGTATTTCGAACTTCTTCACCTTGGATTGAGTATTCGAGAAG GAATGCGGCTTGTGGTTTGCTCACTGGATTGACTCGTGTTAGGAGATTCCAGCAG GTGACATATGAAGTCAGGGTTGGACTAGATTTTATCAACTACGTGTATGACAAATTTGGGTTTACGTTCGAGCTAAAGCTGTAA